In the genome of Aequorivita sp. H23M31, the window AGGAACTTGACGATAGTAAATTGAGTGATTTGCTAATACTAAAATATCACGCTATTGCCGATGCCAAGTCTAAACTTGGAAGTATTTCTGAAATAAGAAATGCCTTTATTGGGTTTCAGCAGCAGTTATATACAAGAGCTTCGGGATAGTGGATGATTATGTTTAATTATTTAAAGATTATTATGAGATATTTTATTTTCATTCTTCTTTTCTGGGGATTGACTAGTTGTAATGATGGAAAGATTAAGGAACTCAAAAATCAAATACAAACCTTGCATTCAGAAGTTGATGATTTACAAGCCGAGCTAGCTGGATGCAATAGTGATTTACAAGATGCGCAGGAAAAGATTTCCAATTTGGAAGAGCATTCAGATAACCTTGATAGAAAACTATCTATTTTAAAAGGTGCAATTGATTATTTACAATGGGAAGATGGCGAAATAAGTGTTTATGATGTTCAAGGAAAATTCAGGAACGTTAGGAATACTTTTCAAGCATTGCAAGCAGAATTCTAATCTTTCTTGATTAATATAGGTTAACGGAAGTTTCCGCATAATGATATTCTAAAATGGATTTTACGCAAGAACAAGAGAAAATCTTCGAATTCGTTCAAAGTGGTGTAGGGCACGGTATCATAGATGCTGTTGCGGGAGCTGGTAAAACAACAACCATTATGGAATGTGCTAAATATGTTCCAGATAAATCTGATGTGCTTTTCTGTGCTTTTAATAAAAGTATTGCTTCCGAAATTGCTGACAAGTTTAATCAGAAAGGAATGCAGGAGGTTACTACGATGACAATGCACGCTTTGGGATATCAAATTCTAAAGAGTAAAAATTCTAGTGGTCGGTTAATTGAAAAAAGGGACGATAAATATCGTAATCTTTTAAATTCGGCGGAGATACAAGATCAAATAAGGCCGTATTTAAAGAAGATTATAAAATTTTACGGATATGAATTTGATGAATATGGCGACAGACAATCATACCAAATTGAAAATCTTAGTAGAACTTTTTCTGAAAGACTTCTTGATATTAATCAAAAGTATAGACTAACATTATGTAAAGATAGCTTCGCGGAATTTAAAAATATGATTCTTCATTATGGTATTTTTAATGAGGTGCAATCAAAAAGCAAATATTTTGATGAAGAGTTGGAGTGCTACTTGGAGAGCCACCGGATTCTTCTGGAGGCAGGGAATTCATTGTCAAGACGTTTAATGATAATTGACTTTTCTGATATGTTGTACCTTCCTTATGTATGGAAGTTATACCCCAATAAGAAATACGGTTTCGTATTTGTTGATGAGTGCCAAGACTTATCATTTTCGCAACTTGGGATCGCACTGAAATATGGAAAACGCGGAGGAAGAATTTTATCCGTGGGAGATCCTAGACAATCGATTTATGGCTTTACGGGTGCCGATATCAATTCTTTCGGAAATATTAAAAAATATACGAATGCTTCCAATCTCCCTCTCACTTTGTGTTTTCGTTGCCCTCCTAATGTGATTGAAATTGCTAAAACAATACGAGAAGATATTGTCGGAAAAAAGGAGGTTGACGGTATTGTTCAGGGAATTAGACTGGATGAGGTCGTTGATATGGCTCTACCAAATGATTTAATTATTTGCAGAACAAAAGCTCCACTATTATTGCTAGTATTTGATTTTATAGAAAAGGAAAGAAGAGTTAAGATTCATCCTGATATTGCGAAAGATTTAATCGATCAACTTCGGCGACTATTTAAAAAGGAGGAGCTCTTTAAACTCATTGAGATTCAGTTCGGAGGATTTGAAAAGCTAAAAGATGCAGTTTCCTCTAGAAGAGAATGGGTTTTAAAAAAGGAAGCCGAGCGAATTTTCGATGCGGATGAGCGAAGATTTTATATAGAAACAGAGCTAAGTTTACTTGAGAGTAAGTTGAATTTCTTACAAAAGAGATATGAAATTTGGCAAGAAGAATGTGAAACTCTCGAAGACATTTTCAAAAAGATTAACGAATACGTTACCGAGAAAAATAATCCTATCGTTATATCAACCATCCATAGCGCAAAGGGATTAGAAGAAAAGCGTGTCTTTATCATTAATTATACGGATTTGCCATTAACTAGACCGGAACAAAAAGACTGGGAAGTGGTTCAGGAAATTAATTTAAAATATGTGGCGGTTACGAGAGCTAAAGAAGAACTTTATTTAGTAAAATCCCCTAAGCTTAATGAAATTATTGATGAGGGTAGTTTATTTGATGACCTTTTTGAAAATGGAACTTAGAATTTATCTAGACAGATTAGATCATTTTATCTTAGATAATTTGTTTATAAACTAGATTGGTATGGAAGAATCTGGCCTCAACCAAGAAATGATTGAATTGCAAAAGCAATTTAATAAAGCATTGAGTAAAATTCGGTCTATAGCAAATATTAAGGATTGCTTTCATCCGAATAAAAGTGAATGCATATTGCCCATTAAGAGTGCTCATAGTCTTCAAAGACAGGGTTCCCTGAGAATTCTTGAGAAGGATGATCGCGGCAATAAATATTTGTATATTCACACCGAACGCGAGCATAACGTTCAATATGATTTTTTGGATTTAAAAAAAACTGGGCGAAAATCCGCTACCACTTTTGATGGATTCTGCTCCTTTCACGATACAGAATTATTTAAGGCAATTGAAAATGAGCCTGAAATAACAGACATCGATAATGATGAACATTTATTTTTACATTCCTACAGGTCATTCGCAATTTCATTTCATAGAAAATTTGAGCAATGGAAACTTTATAATTCTGAGGATCCAGAAATTCTGGAGCTTCTTCAAAAAATTTATTCAGTGCGCGCAATTGAAGAATTGAAGATAGGTGTAGCAGCAGCGCTAAATGATTTTAAGAAACCTAAAATTCAAATTGACGAGTGGCTTATTAATAAGAAGTTTTCAGATCTGGAATATTTTGCACTAGAATATTCATACACAGTATCTGTGGGATGTTCTGCATATATAACACCGCATCATTTACCTTCTGGAAAAAAAATTCAGATGAATCCATTTAGCGAATTACAAACGAGTATTTTAACAACTGTATTACCCTTTTCAGATAGAACAATTGTAATATTAGGAGCTTTTCCAGATGATAAATTAGGATGTCAGTTTTTAGATGAATTAGAATCTATGAAATATGAAATTCAGCAGCAAAAATTTTTGAGCTTTTTCTTATTCGATGGTGCTGAAAATGTTGTTGTTTCTCCAAAATTTATCGAAAAAATGACCATAAAAAGGAGAATGGAATATTGTGAATTATTAAATTTTGTAGCTGATAATAGAACACCTTTTCTAAAATTTGACACGCAAAAGTTTCCGATAAATTATTTTGACAGATATAATGCCATATAATATTTCCTATCTTTAAAAATGTGTAATTGATGCATATTCGGAACCCTAAAATATTTCAAACACTGTAAACATTTAATTATTAACCAAGTAAAGTGGAGAGTTCGAGTCTCGTCCAGACCGCATATTCCCACGAAGGTGGGAATCTCTTTCGTCCTAGAAAGAATAATGAAGTTGTGTTGTCCCGAATTAACTTCGGGATGTGGTTAAATCCCTTAAGGGATTGCCGATGAGAAGCTTTTCCTGAAGCCCGCACTGAGTGGTCATTGAGCCAGTCGAAATGCGGAGCCGAAGTGGAGAGGCTTTTTTTGTTCCTTTTCTGGAGCGATTTCAAATGTTTCCATTCCTGTCAAATTTCTTAAGTTCCGAGAAAAGCAATAAGTCTAAAAATTGTATCTTCAAATTTCGGAATGAAAAATACTTATCACATTTCCTAAACCAATTCAGAAGGAGAATGGAATTAAGTTTTCATCCTAATTTCTCAATAGACCATTTTCATCTAATAAATTATTGATGCGCATATTCCTATGAAAGAAGAGGAGAAAGAACAAGAGGATTTTCAAAAAGATCTGGAAAAGAAATCCAATGAGATCAAAGGAGGCTCAAAATATGGTGATATTTTAAGCCGCGTTATTCACGAGGGAGAGGAACTATTTAAAATCCATAATCGGGCCATGTTCCTTAGCGGTGTCATTGCCGGACTTGAAATTGGTTTCAGTTATCTATTGGTGTGTGCCGTTTATTTTTCGTTAGGTGGGAAACTTGATGAGCAAATAGTATTAAAACTATTTAGCCTAGTCTATCCTGTGGGTTTTATTCTTGTAATCTTAGGAAAGTCCGCTTTATTTACGGAACAGACCTCGGTTTTGGCGCTGCCCGTTCTAAACGGACAGCGAAGCATTGGGGAACTTCTGAGAGTTTGGGGACTGGTGATTTTCGGTAATGTTTTGGGCGGAATGTTTTTCGTCTATTTTATATCCAAACTAGGTCCGCATATGCATCTGTTTGATGAGGATACTATGGTGAAAGTGGCAGTACACGTTTTGGATTATCAATGGTGGGTTCTTCTTTTAAGCGCAATTACAGCGGGTTGGCTTATGGGCTTATTAACGTGGCTATTAAATAGCACAATCAACTCCCTTACCCGACTGTTGCTTATTTATCTTATTACGGGAGTTATCGGATTTGGCGGGTTTCATCACAGCATTGTAGGTAATTTGGAAGTATTTGGAGGCTTAATAAATTCCGATCAAATTACTTTTCTCGATTATCTTTGGTTTCTCTTTCTGGCCCTGGCAGGTAATGGAATTGGAGGAGCTATAGTTGTCGGACTTTTTAAGTACCGCATTTTCGAATCACATTTCACGGATGAAAAGAAAAAACAAGAAGAAAAATTATTACCGTAATTGCTTTTAGGCATACATAATAACCTTTTTGTACTTTTTTATATCTGTAAAAATGGGAATTTAAAAGGTCATGAAAGTATACTGACCAAAGATTTTTCCCTCTTAAATCATTATCTTCGCTAGCTCTTCTTATTTAAAAATTTTAAGCAATGAATTATTTTAAAAGCAGCCTATTTCTAACTCTTTTAGTCTCTGTTTTTTCTTTATCAATTTTCGCACAGGAAGTCGATTATGGAAATCAGCATTTGTTCGATCAGTTCACCTATCG includes:
- a CDS encoding formate/nitrite transporter family protein is translated as MKEEEKEQEDFQKDLEKKSNEIKGGSKYGDILSRVIHEGEELFKIHNRAMFLSGVIAGLEIGFSYLLVCAVYFSLGGKLDEQIVLKLFSLVYPVGFILVILGKSALFTEQTSVLALPVLNGQRSIGELLRVWGLVIFGNVLGGMFFVYFISKLGPHMHLFDEDTMVKVAVHVLDYQWWVLLLSAITAGWLMGLLTWLLNSTINSLTRLLLIYLITGVIGFGGFHHSIVGNLEVFGGLINSDQITFLDYLWFLFLALAGNGIGGAIVVGLFKYRIFESHFTDEKKKQEEKLLP
- a CDS encoding coiled-coil domain-containing protein, whose product is MRYFIFILLFWGLTSCNDGKIKELKNQIQTLHSEVDDLQAELAGCNSDLQDAQEKISNLEEHSDNLDRKLSILKGAIDYLQWEDGEISVYDVQGKFRNVRNTFQALQAEF
- a CDS encoding UvrD-helicase domain-containing protein, yielding MDFTQEQEKIFEFVQSGVGHGIIDAVAGAGKTTTIMECAKYVPDKSDVLFCAFNKSIASEIADKFNQKGMQEVTTMTMHALGYQILKSKNSSGRLIEKRDDKYRNLLNSAEIQDQIRPYLKKIIKFYGYEFDEYGDRQSYQIENLSRTFSERLLDINQKYRLTLCKDSFAEFKNMILHYGIFNEVQSKSKYFDEELECYLESHRILLEAGNSLSRRLMIIDFSDMLYLPYVWKLYPNKKYGFVFVDECQDLSFSQLGIALKYGKRGGRILSVGDPRQSIYGFTGADINSFGNIKKYTNASNLPLTLCFRCPPNVIEIAKTIREDIVGKKEVDGIVQGIRLDEVVDMALPNDLIICRTKAPLLLLVFDFIEKERRVKIHPDIAKDLIDQLRRLFKKEELFKLIEIQFGGFEKLKDAVSSRREWVLKKEAERIFDADERRFYIETELSLLESKLNFLQKRYEIWQEECETLEDIFKKINEYVTEKNNPIVISTIHSAKGLEEKRVFIINYTDLPLTRPEQKDWEVVQEINLKYVAVTRAKEELYLVKSPKLNEIIDEGSLFDDLFENGT